A section of the Alligator mississippiensis isolate rAllMis1 chromosome 8, rAllMis1, whole genome shotgun sequence genome encodes:
- the LOC106737436 gene encoding regulator of cell cycle RGCC isoform X3, which yields MDTDNSVLTDDLSDLLREFDEVIEDFDNGASTSPGSSLNSSEEDLNTKANASDSKAKLGDTQELEDFIADLDKVLEEM from the exons TGCTGACTGATGACCTCAGTGACCTCCTGAGAGAGTTTGATGAAGTGATTGAAGACTTTGACAACG GTGCCAGCACCTCACCTGGAAGCAGTTTAAACTCCAGTGAGGAGGATCTCAACACCAAAGCCAATGCTTCTGACTCCAAAG CTAAACTTGGAGACACACAAGAGCTGGAGGACTTCATTGCAGATCTGGACAAAGTGCTGGAGG AGATGTGA
- the LOC106737436 gene encoding regulator of cell cycle RGCC isoform X1 has translation MDTDNSDFVPFSVLTDDLSDLLREFDEVIEDFDNGEACQYEQHLEDMKRRTVSSMYDSGIDELESASTSPGSSLNSSEEDLNTKANASDSKAKLGDTQELEDFIADLDKVLEEM, from the exons ATTTTGTTCCCTTTTCAGTGCTGACTGATGACCTCAGTGACCTCCTGAGAGAGTTTGATGAAGTGATTGAAGACTTTGACAACGGTGAGGCCTGTCAGTATGAGCAGCACTTGGAGGACATGAAGAGAAGGACGGTGTCCAGCATGTATGACAGTGGCATTGATGAGCTAGAGA GTGCCAGCACCTCACCTGGAAGCAGTTTAAACTCCAGTGAGGAGGATCTCAACACCAAAGCCAATGCTTCTGACTCCAAAG CTAAACTTGGAGACACACAAGAGCTGGAGGACTTCATTGCAGATCTGGACAAAGTGCTGGAGG AGATGTGA
- the LOC106737436 gene encoding regulator of cell cycle RGCC isoform X2: protein MDTDNSVLTDDLSDLLREFDEVIEDFDNGEACQYEQHLEDMKRRTVSSMYDSGIDELESASTSPGSSLNSSEEDLNTKANASDSKAKLGDTQELEDFIADLDKVLEEM from the exons TGCTGACTGATGACCTCAGTGACCTCCTGAGAGAGTTTGATGAAGTGATTGAAGACTTTGACAACGGTGAGGCCTGTCAGTATGAGCAGCACTTGGAGGACATGAAGAGAAGGACGGTGTCCAGCATGTATGACAGTGGCATTGATGAGCTAGAGA GTGCCAGCACCTCACCTGGAAGCAGTTTAAACTCCAGTGAGGAGGATCTCAACACCAAAGCCAATGCTTCTGACTCCAAAG CTAAACTTGGAGACACACAAGAGCTGGAGGACTTCATTGCAGATCTGGACAAAGTGCTGGAGG AGATGTGA